The Argentina anserina chromosome 3, drPotAnse1.1, whole genome shotgun sequence genome includes a region encoding these proteins:
- the LOC126786191 gene encoding LOW QUALITY PROTEIN: elongation factor Ts, mitochondrial-like (The sequence of the model RefSeq protein was modified relative to this genomic sequence to represent the inferred CDS: substituted 1 base at 1 genomic stop codon) → MGFGGGAKHCLGSILRCRVVHRCSATANAANGRGFSSCVSSKRVPSTQFGSAVFLRRFSLEACDPMSLIKQLRQRTSAPIKDVKAALVDCNWDIEDALKELRRRGVVLASKKSSRLASEGLLALAQNESKAALIELNCETDFVARNEIFQFLALALAKQALLVEGSSQDVSGICPIASEYLEDLKFNLEHPKISXETTVQNAITEVAAVMGEYIKLRRGFVMSTASHCVVSTYLHASPQPGLGRIAGIVALEVEDKNAQLDAIQQIGSEMAMHVVAAKPLFLTKELVSSDALESEREILKSQAESTGKSQMAIDKIVEGRLRKYYEEVVLMEQMFIVDDSVNVKTLLDKLSKEVGSTVKIKSFFRMQVGEGIQRLEASGTSENLAKAV, encoded by the exons ATGGGTTTTGGAGGAGGTGCCAAACATTGTCTTGGTTCGATACTGAGGTGCAGGGTGGTTCATAGATGCTCAGCTACAGCTAATGCTGCTAATGGGCGTGGCTTTTCTAGCTGTGTTTCGAGTAAAAGAGTTCCCAGTACCCAATTTGGGTCTGCTGTGTTTCTTAGGAGGTTCAGTTTGGAAGCTTGTGATCCTATGAGTCTCATAAAGCAACTGAGGCAGAGAACAAGCGCTCCTATCAAAGATGTCAAGGCGGCTCTCGTTGATTGCAACTGGGATATTG AGGATGCACTTAAGGAATTGAGGAGAAGAGGGGTGGTTTTGGCATCAAAGAAGTCGTCAAGATTGGCTTCTGAGGGATTGCTTGCGCTAGCTCAGAATGAGAGCAAGGCTGCTCTTATTGAACTCAACTGTGAGACTGATTTTGTTGCTAGAAATGAAATCTTCCAATTCTTG GCCTTAGCTTTGGCAAAGCAAGCTTTGCTGGTTGAAGGCTCTTCTCAAGACGTTTCTGGAATCTGTCCCATTGCCTCTGAATATTTAGAG GACTTGAAGTTTAATCTTGAACATCCAAAGATTAGTTGAGAAACAACTGTTCAGAATGCAATTACAGAAGTGGCTGCAGTAATGGGTGAATATATTAAGCTCAGAAGGGGATTTGTGATGTCTACTGCTTCACACTGTGTTGTTTCCACATACCTTCATGCAAGTCCCCAACCAG GTTTGGGTCGCATTGCTGGAATTGTAGCACTTGAAGTGGAGGACAAGAATGCTCAGTTGGATGCCATACAGCAGATCGGATCAGAAATGGCAATGCATGTGGTGGCAGCAAAGCCTTTATTCTTAACAAAGGAACTTGTTTCTTCTGATGCTTTAGAGAGTGAACGCGAAATTCTCAAGTCTCAG GCTGAAAGTACGGGAAAATCTCAGATGGCCATAGACAAAATAGTAGAAGGTCGCTTGCGTAAATACTATGAAGAAGTTGTTCTGATGGAGCAGATGTTTATTGTGGACGATTCTGTAAATGTAAAG ACACTTTTAGATAAGTTATCTAAGGAAGTTGGATCAACAGTGAAGATTAAGAGCTTTTTCAGGATGCAAGTTGGAGAAGGAATTCAAAG GCTAGAAGCATCTGGTACATCTGAAAATTTGGCCAAGGCTGTGTGA